A single Methylobacterium sp. 17Sr1-1 DNA region contains:
- a CDS encoding xanthine dehydrogenase family protein molybdopterin-binding subunit: MSETAPRTRHGSNLGQPLTRRDGFLKVTGAAAYAADHHPPGMLYAVMAVSRIARGRVTHLDVAAAQSHPGVVAVMTPQNKPTLAQHPDEKHDGFTFRLDLLQDDRVRYANQPVAVVIAETLEAATEGAVLLRPTYEAETPAVGLDAAEQFTPPAIGVGDPADMETGDVEAGLAAAARTIAATYETPAQYHNAMEPHAVVATWDGDRLDLDMPSQGLAMAQGRIAGLFGISPADIHIRSPFLGGGFGSKGMIAGPQVLGIMAARLVGRPVKLVMSRPQMFGPVGHRAPTRQTLRLGAGEDGGLTALDHHTLTATSTFDDFIEPSGGVSHTLYAAPALATRHRAVRLDTGTPLFMRAPGEASGSAALEAAIDEMAEACGMDPLAFRLRNYAETEPASGKPFSSKALRECYARGAEAFGWSKRPLPPGQMRDANGLLVGWGLGTATFPALMFQAEARATLKASGEAAVAIGAIDMGQGAWTALAQIAAEELGLDIDAIDFRIGSSDLPNGGIAGGSAHTATAGTAIKGAAADVIAQLASLATQDPRSPLYGAGNAGVIARGGRLVRRDDESRSEAFTEILGRAGQDSVEGKGAAGPDAAREHYAMHAHGAVFAEVTVDPDLGQIRATRLVGAFAAGRIINPRLVRSQYFGGMIWGVSFALHEQAVMDPRTGRPMNANLAEYHVPVNADVPSLEAILVEEEDPHVNPLGIKGVGEIGVTGSAGAIVNAIWHATGKRVRTLPVTLDKLL, from the coding sequence ATGTCCGAGACCGCTCCCCGGACTCGCCACGGCTCGAATCTCGGCCAGCCGCTCACCCGCCGCGATGGGTTCCTGAAGGTGACGGGTGCGGCCGCCTACGCCGCCGACCACCACCCGCCCGGGATGCTCTACGCCGTGATGGCGGTGAGCCGCATCGCCCGCGGCCGCGTCACCCATCTCGACGTCGCGGCGGCGCAGAGCCATCCCGGCGTTGTCGCGGTGATGACGCCGCAGAACAAGCCGACGCTGGCGCAGCACCCGGACGAGAAGCACGACGGCTTCACCTTCCGGCTCGACCTGCTGCAGGACGACCGCGTCCGCTACGCCAACCAGCCGGTCGCGGTGGTGATCGCCGAGACCCTGGAGGCCGCGACCGAGGGTGCCGTGCTCCTCCGCCCCACCTACGAGGCCGAGACGCCGGCGGTCGGGCTCGATGCGGCGGAACAGTTCACCCCGCCGGCGATCGGCGTCGGCGACCCGGCCGACATGGAAACAGGCGACGTCGAAGCGGGCCTCGCCGCGGCGGCGCGCACCATCGCGGCGACCTACGAGACGCCGGCCCAGTACCACAACGCGATGGAGCCCCACGCCGTCGTGGCGACCTGGGACGGCGACCGGCTCGACCTCGACATGCCCTCGCAAGGCTTGGCGATGGCGCAAGGGCGCATCGCCGGCCTGTTCGGCATCTCGCCCGCGGATATCCACATCCGCAGCCCGTTCCTCGGCGGCGGCTTCGGCTCGAAGGGGATGATCGCCGGGCCGCAGGTGCTCGGCATCATGGCGGCCCGCCTCGTCGGCCGGCCGGTGAAGCTCGTCATGAGCCGGCCGCAGATGTTCGGCCCGGTCGGCCACCGCGCCCCGACCCGCCAGACCCTGCGCCTCGGCGCGGGCGAGGATGGCGGCCTCACCGCCCTCGACCACCACACGCTCACGGCGACCAGCACCTTCGACGACTTCATCGAGCCGAGCGGCGGCGTCTCGCACACGCTCTACGCCGCGCCGGCCTTGGCCACCCGGCACCGGGCGGTGCGGCTCGATACCGGCACGCCGCTGTTCATGCGCGCCCCCGGCGAGGCCTCGGGCAGCGCGGCTTTGGAGGCCGCCATCGACGAGATGGCCGAGGCCTGCGGCATGGATCCGCTGGCGTTCCGCCTGCGCAACTACGCCGAGACCGAGCCGGCCTCCGGCAAGCCGTTCTCCTCGAAGGCACTTCGGGAGTGCTACGCGCGCGGGGCGGAGGCCTTCGGATGGAGCAAGCGCCCGCTGCCGCCCGGGCAGATGCGCGATGCGAACGGGCTCCTCGTCGGCTGGGGCCTCGGCACCGCGACCTTCCCGGCCCTGATGTTCCAGGCCGAGGCGCGGGCGACGCTCAAGGCCAGCGGCGAGGCGGCGGTCGCGATCGGGGCGATCGACATGGGGCAGGGGGCCTGGACGGCGCTCGCCCAGATCGCGGCGGAAGAGCTCGGCCTCGACATCGATGCGATCGACTTCCGCATCGGCTCCTCGGACCTGCCGAACGGCGGCATCGCCGGCGGCTCGGCCCACACCGCCACCGCCGGCACGGCGATCAAGGGCGCGGCGGCCGACGTCATCGCGCAGCTCGCTTCCCTCGCGACGCAGGATCCCCGCTCGCCGCTCTACGGCGCCGGCAATGCCGGGGTGATCGCCCGCGGCGGCCGCCTGGTGCGGCGCGACGACGAGAGCCGGTCCGAGGCCTTCACGGAGATCCTGGGCAGGGCCGGCCAGGATTCTGTCGAGGGCAAGGGCGCGGCCGGACCCGACGCGGCGCGGGAGCACTACGCCATGCACGCCCACGGCGCGGTCTTCGCCGAGGTGACGGTCGATCCCGATCTCGGCCAGATCCGCGCGACCCGCCTCGTCGGCGCCTTCGCGGCCGGGCGGATCATCAACCCGCGGCTGGTGCGCAGCCAGTATTTCGGCGGGATGATCTGGGGCGTCTCCTTCGCCCTGCACGAGCAGGCGGTGATGGACCCGCGCACCGGCCGGCCGATGAACGCCAACCTCGCCGAGTACCACGTGCCGGTGAACGCCGACGTGCCCTCGCTGGAGGCGATCCTGGTCGAGGAGGAGGATCCGCACGTCAATCCGCTCGGGATCAAGGGCGTGGGCGAGATCGGGGTGACGGGCAGTGCCGGGGCGATCGTGAATGCGATCTGGCACGCCACGGGCAAGCGGGTGCGGACGCTGCCGGTGACGCTGGACAAGCTGCTGTGA
- a CDS encoding PhoX family phosphatase, translating into MTQPSLNRSQQAEAAEDTGSNPSPNPTLGEVVARRFDRREILRGGLAGSLAVSAISATLAPRAVAAAAPETFPFRELPAGADERHHVAEGHDAEVLIRWGDPVLPGAPPFDPHRQSAAAQAQQFGYNNDFLGFFPLPGTDDPAGHGLLAVNHEYTNEELMFPGLGRQDGKVAFAGMSRDLVDIEMAAHGGSVIEVKREGGRWRVVPNSAYARRITATTPMRIAGPAAGSDRLRTGADPQGTQVLGMLNNCAGGVTPWGTWLTCEENVNYYFQGRLPEGSAEARNHKRLGMPGNLYGWSRFHERFDLGKEPNEPNRFGWVVEIDPFDPGSVPVKRTAMGRFKHEGAAGAMAKDGRYVVFQGDDERFDYVYRFVTRDPVNTADKASNRDILDHGTLSVARFDADGRGTWLPVVFGQGPLTPENGFRDQADVLIETRRAADLLGATKMDRPEDVEANPKTGKVYVMLTNNVRRKADQVDAANPRPDNRFGHIVELSPEGGDFAADAFAWEVLVRCGDPAIAAVGATFSSATTKDGWFGMPDNCAVDGQGRLWVATDGNSPAKTGRADGIWAMETQGPGRGTAKHFFQVPLGAEMCGPYFTPDDTTFFVAVQHPGEADEEDPNAQPATFENPATRWPDFDPALPPRPAVVAITKRGGGKVGT; encoded by the coding sequence ATGACACAGCCGTCGCTGAACCGATCGCAGCAGGCCGAGGCGGCCGAGGATACCGGCTCGAACCCGAGCCCGAACCCGACCCTCGGCGAGGTCGTGGCCCGGCGCTTCGACCGGCGCGAGATCCTGCGCGGGGGATTGGCGGGAAGCTTGGCGGTTTCGGCGATCTCGGCGACGCTGGCCCCCCGGGCCGTCGCCGCCGCGGCGCCCGAGACCTTCCCGTTCCGCGAATTGCCGGCCGGCGCCGACGAGCGCCACCACGTGGCCGAGGGCCACGACGCCGAGGTGCTGATCCGCTGGGGCGATCCCGTCCTGCCCGGCGCACCGCCCTTCGACCCGCACAGGCAGTCGGCCGCCGCGCAAGCGCAGCAATTCGGCTACAACAACGACTTCCTCGGCTTCTTCCCCCTGCCCGGCACGGATGACCCTGCCGGCCACGGCCTCCTCGCCGTCAACCACGAGTACACGAACGAGGAGCTGATGTTCCCCGGCCTCGGCCGGCAGGACGGCAAGGTGGCCTTCGCCGGCATGAGCCGCGACCTCGTCGACATCGAGATGGCGGCCCATGGCGGCTCGGTGATCGAGGTGAAGCGCGAGGGCGGGCGCTGGCGCGTGGTGCCGAATTCCGCTTACGCCCGCCGCATCACCGCGACGACGCCGATGCGGATCGCCGGCCCCGCCGCCGGCTCGGACCGCCTGCGCACCGGCGCCGACCCGCAAGGAACCCAGGTGCTGGGCATGCTCAACAACTGCGCCGGCGGCGTCACGCCCTGGGGCACGTGGCTGACCTGCGAGGAGAACGTCAACTACTACTTCCAGGGCCGGCTGCCCGAGGGCTCGGCGGAAGCACGCAACCACAAGCGCCTCGGCATGCCGGGCAACCTCTACGGCTGGAGCCGCTTCCACGAGCGGTTCGACCTGGGGAAAGAACCCAACGAGCCGAACCGCTTCGGCTGGGTGGTCGAGATCGATCCGTTCGACCCGGGAAGCGTGCCGGTGAAGCGCACCGCCATGGGCCGCTTCAAGCACGAGGGCGCGGCCGGCGCGATGGCGAAGGACGGCCGCTACGTCGTGTTCCAGGGCGACGACGAGCGCTTCGACTACGTCTACCGCTTCGTCACGCGGGATCCGGTGAACACCGCCGACAAGGCGTCCAACCGCGACATCCTCGACCACGGCACCCTGTCGGTCGCCCGCTTCGACGCGGACGGGCGCGGCACTTGGCTGCCGGTGGTGTTCGGGCAGGGCCCGCTGACGCCGGAGAACGGGTTTCGCGATCAGGCCGACGTGCTGATCGAGACCCGCCGGGCCGCCGACCTTCTCGGCGCCACCAAGATGGACCGGCCGGAGGACGTCGAGGCCAACCCGAAGACCGGCAAGGTCTACGTGATGCTGACCAACAACGTCCGCCGCAAGGCCGACCAGGTCGACGCGGCGAACCCGCGGCCGGACAACCGCTTCGGCCACATCGTCGAGCTCTCGCCCGAGGGCGGCGACTTCGCGGCCGATGCCTTCGCCTGGGAGGTGCTGGTGCGCTGCGGCGATCCCGCGATCGCGGCGGTGGGCGCCACCTTCTCGTCGGCGACGACGAAGGACGGCTGGTTCGGCATGCCGGACAATTGCGCCGTCGACGGCCAGGGCCGGCTCTGGGTCGCCACGGACGGCAACTCGCCGGCCAAGACCGGACGCGCCGACGGCATCTGGGCGATGGAGACGCAGGGGCCCGGCCGCGGCACCGCCAAGCACTTCTTCCAGGTGCCGCTGGGGGCCGAGATGTGCGGCCCCTACTTCACCCCCGACGACACGACCTTCTTCGTCGCCGTGCAGCATCCCGGCGAGGCCGACGAGGAGGATCCGAACGCCCAGCCCGCGACCTTCGAGAATCCGGCGACCCGCTGGCCCGACTTCGACCCCGCCCTGCCGCCGCGCCCGGCGGTGGTGGCGATCACCAAGCGGGGCGGGGGGAAGGTGGGGACGTAA
- a CDS encoding pyridoxal-dependent decarboxylase, whose product MDDETFRAWAHRAADWSVDYLAGVGERPVRAQVTPGEIFRQLPAEPPAAGEPMERIFSDLDRVVMPGMTHWQHPRFFAYFPANASPPSLVAEFVTAALAAQCMLWQTSPAATELETRVMDWLRRMIGLPENFSGVIQDSASGATLAALLTARERALGFTGNANGLAGGPVLRVYASAQVHSSVDKAVRIAGFGDANLVRIPVSGSLHGMDPDALDAAIRADREAGFKPAAIVACLGGTSIGACDPIEAVAAVARRHDVFLHVDAAWAGSAMICPEFRDLMRGAEHADSLVFNPHKWLFTHFDCSAHFVRDPKALTDTLGIRPPFLRTLGQDGFVDYNEWSIPLGRRFRALKLWFVIRHYGVEGLRDMIRAHVAWARELAGLIAAEPGFELTTAPILSLFTFRYAPEGAGDLDALNARLVERINDDGRTYLTQTRHDNRFVIRFQVGQTTTTREDVMIAWDAVREIAAGLRAG is encoded by the coding sequence ATGGACGACGAGACGTTTCGGGCCTGGGCGCACCGGGCCGCCGACTGGTCGGTGGATTACCTGGCGGGCGTCGGCGAGCGGCCGGTGCGGGCGCAGGTGACGCCGGGCGAGATCTTTCGCCAGCTCCCGGCCGAGCCCCCGGCCGCGGGCGAGCCGATGGAGCGGATCTTCTCCGACCTCGACCGGGTGGTGATGCCGGGCATGACCCACTGGCAGCACCCGCGCTTCTTCGCCTACTTCCCGGCCAATGCCAGCCCGCCCTCCCTGGTGGCGGAGTTCGTCACCGCGGCGCTCGCGGCCCAGTGCATGCTCTGGCAGACCTCGCCGGCCGCGACCGAGCTCGAGACCCGGGTGATGGACTGGCTGCGCCGGATGATCGGCCTGCCCGAAAACTTCTCCGGCGTGATCCAGGATTCGGCCTCGGGCGCGACCCTCGCCGCCCTCCTCACCGCCCGGGAGCGGGCGCTCGGCTTCACCGGCAACGCCAACGGGCTCGCCGGCGGGCCGGTGTTGCGGGTCTACGCCTCGGCGCAGGTGCATTCCTCGGTCGACAAGGCGGTGCGCATCGCCGGCTTCGGCGACGCCAACCTGGTGCGGATCCCGGTCTCAGGGTCCCTCCACGGCATGGATCCGGACGCCCTCGACGCGGCGATCCGGGCCGACCGGGAGGCGGGGTTCAAGCCCGCCGCGATCGTCGCGTGCCTCGGCGGCACCAGCATCGGCGCCTGCGATCCGATCGAGGCGGTGGCCGCGGTGGCGCGCCGGCACGACGTCTTCCTCCACGTCGACGCCGCCTGGGCCGGCAGCGCGATGATCTGCCCCGAGTTCCGCGACCTGATGCGGGGGGCGGAGCACGCCGACAGCCTGGTGTTCAACCCGCACAAGTGGCTGTTCACTCATTTCGACTGCTCGGCCCATTTCGTGCGCGACCCGAAGGCGCTCACCGACACCCTGGGCATCCGCCCGCCCTTCCTGCGCACGCTGGGCCAGGACGGCTTCGTCGATTACAACGAGTGGTCGATCCCCCTCGGGCGCCGCTTCCGGGCGCTGAAGCTGTGGTTCGTGATCCGCCACTACGGCGTCGAGGGCCTGCGGGACATGATCCGCGCCCACGTCGCCTGGGCGCGGGAGCTCGCCGGACTCATCGCGGCGGAGCCCGGTTTCGAGCTGACGACCGCGCCGATCCTGTCGCTGTTCACCTTCCGCTACGCCCCCGAGGGCGCCGGCGATCTCGACGCGCTGAACGCCCGCCTCGTCGAGCGCATCAACGACGACGGCCGCACCTACCTGACCCAGACCCGGCACGACAACCGCTTCGTCATCCGCTTCCAGGTCGGCCAGACCACGACGACGCGGGAGGACGTGATGATCGCGTGGGACGCGGTGCGGGAGATCGCGGCGGGGTTGCGGGCGGGGTAG
- a CDS encoding TetR/AcrR family transcriptional regulator, producing MESDVPKPEGLRARKRRETLRRIAETGLRLFSERGYEATTLDAIAEAAGISRRTFFSYFKSKEEILLEWQMRGFNAQLREAVLAQPAGGAPVAVVRDAMLQLVAGFRTQEFIGIDRVMRTSEILQARKQASYGLHEQALHAALVERWPDPARSHALRLVAMVSLGAMRLAIEAWIQAGGDQGAAPFLEDAFAQIAAEVCGADGPTAVA from the coding sequence ATGGAGAGCGACGTCCCGAAGCCCGAGGGCCTGCGCGCGCGCAAGCGGCGGGAAACGCTGCGGCGCATCGCCGAGACCGGCCTGCGGCTGTTCAGCGAGCGCGGCTACGAGGCGACGACGCTCGACGCGATCGCGGAGGCCGCCGGCATCTCGCGCCGGACGTTCTTCTCCTACTTCAAGTCGAAGGAAGAGATCCTGCTGGAATGGCAGATGCGCGGGTTCAACGCGCAGCTGCGCGAGGCGGTGCTGGCGCAGCCGGCGGGCGGGGCGCCGGTCGCGGTGGTGCGCGACGCGATGCTGCAGCTCGTCGCCGGCTTCCGCACCCAGGAATTCATCGGCATCGACCGGGTGATGCGCACGAGCGAGATCCTGCAGGCGCGCAAGCAGGCGAGCTACGGCCTGCACGAGCAGGCGCTGCACGCGGCTCTCGTCGAGCGCTGGCCGGACCCGGCGCGCAGCCACGCCCTGCGCCTCGTCGCCATGGTGTCCCTCGGCGCGATGCGCCTGGCGATCGAGGCCTGGATCCAGGCCGGCGGCGACCAGGGGGCCGCGCCGTTCCTGGAGGACGCCTTCGCGCAGATCGCCGCCGAGGTCTGCGGGGCCGATGGACCGACGGCGGTAGCGTAA